The Hypomesus transpacificus isolate Combined female chromosome 2, fHypTra1, whole genome shotgun sequence genome window below encodes:
- the clcn1b gene encoding chloride channel protein 1 isoform X2, whose product MTERQWRRQAGERTPANPRQGHGRRHQTPVTMESFLSQTSSMKKPRTYSKCQDCVARVQRYMVTKLGEDWIFLVLLGVTMALVSWSMDYASAKSLQAYTWMHGELSGNVLLQYLAWVTYPMVLVMFASLFCHLVAPQAIGSGIPELKTILRGVVLKEYLTLKAFVAKVVGLTAGLGSGMPVGKEGPFVHIASICAAVLSQVLSIFSGVYENPYGYTDILTVGCAVGVGCCFGTPLGGVLFSIEVTSTYFAVRNYWRGYFAATFSAFIFRVLSVWNTDAVTITALFKTNFRMDFPFDLQELPAFAIIGISCGFLGAFFVYLNRQVVLVMRRQTALTRFLTKHRLIYPGAVTLIIATITFPPGFGQFMAGELMPRECINSLFDNFTWTKILEAPLPPGLGRSSAWLHPQVSVFVILILFFIMKFWMSAVSTTMPIPSGAFMPVFILGAAFGRLVGEIMATLFPNGILFDGIVYRILPGGYAVIGAAALTGAVTHTVSTAVICFELTGQISHILPMMVAVILANMVAQGLQPSLYDSIIQVKKLPYLPELALGHISKYNIFVEDIMVRKVKFLSSHSTYRELSLLLDSTSLKTIPLVDSQESMILLGSIERTELQALCDWWLSADRRVFEHGQGSPSTKASWESFTFVDEEGGERGGDETAPVQDERNGPLRALRSQELSTNHAAPDKRRLQSVRTTFQRLFSSASSSSGQTDTQESPPPLTDAMSQEEIKVWEEAELDKPIDVDQIRVDPSPFQLVERTSLHKTHTLFSLLGLSNAYVTSIGKLVGVVALNELQKAIEGSTRSGVRLRPPLASFRDASRKAKKHQPPPSTPSSPTRERELWGEGSRREAQEGGGRETKEEPGRKGGSSSGGTEGGPSPQGSLRSGAPGLDSPPLETFSPSTPSTSTPASPVFTLSSLHSVPEEEREEERDSEEESDEPI is encoded by the exons atgacagagagacaatGGAGGAGGCAAGCAGGAGAACGCACCCCCGCCAACCCCAGACAGGGTCATGGACGGCGACATCAGACCCCTGTTACCATGGAGTCCTTCCTCAGTCAAACCTCTTCCATGAAGAAGCCCCGCACCTATTCCAAATGCCAAG actGTGTGGCACGTGTCCAGAGGTACATGGTGACCAAGCTGGGGGAGGACTGGATCTTCCTGGTGCTGCTGGGCGTGACCATGGCCCTGGTGAGCTGGAGCATGGACTACGCCAGTGCCAAGAGTCTGCAAG catACACGTGGATGCATGGGGAGTTGAGTGGTAACGTCCTGCTCCAGTACCTGGCCTGGGTCACCTATCCCATGGTCCTGGTCATGTTCGCCTCTCTCTTCTGCCACCTGGTCGCCCCCCAGGCCATCG gctcTGGGATCCCGGAGCTGAAGACCATACTGCGGGGGGTGGTGCTGAAGGAGTATTTGACCCTCAAGGCCTTCGTGGCCAAAGTGGTGGGGCTGACCGCTGGACTGGGCAGTGGCATGCCAGTGGGGAAGGAG GGCCCATTTGTACACATCGCCAGTATCTGTGCGGCCGTGTTGAGTCAAGTCTTATCCATCTTCTCGGGAGTATATGAG AATCCCTATGGTTACACAGACATTCTGACAGTAGGCTGTGCTGTTGGGGTGGGCTGCTGCTTTGGAACACCACTAGGAG gggTGTTGTTCAGTATTGAGGTCACGTCTACCTACTTTGCAGTGAGGAATTACTGGAGAGGCTACTTTGCTGCCACGTTCAGTGCCTTCATATTCAGGGTGCTCTCTGTATGGAACACTGACGCTG TCACCATCACAGCTCTCTTCAAAACCAACTTCCGAATGGACTTCCCCTTTGACTTGCAGGAGCTTCCCGCGTTTGCAATTATTGG GATCTCCTGCGGGTTCCTGGGAGCGTTCTTTGTGTACCTGAACCGCCAGGTGGTGCTGGTCATGAGAAGACAGACCGCCCTCACACGCTTCCTAACCAAGCa CCGTTTGATTTACCCAGGCGCAGTTACACTGATCATCGCCACCATCACATTTCCTCCAGGGTTCGGACAGTTCATGGCCGGAGAG cTCATGCCTAGGGAATGTATAAACTCGCTCTTTGATAATTTCACCTGGACCAAAATCTTGGAGGCCCCGCTCCCCCCTGGTCTGGGTCGCTCCAGTGCGTGGCTCCACCCTCAAGTCAGCGTCTTCgtcatcctcatcctcttcttcatcATGAAG TTCTGGATGTCTGCTGTTTCCACGACGATGCCCATTCCCTCAGGTGCCTTCATGCCCGTGTTCATACTAG GGGCAGCATTTGGACGTCTGGTGGGCGAGATCATGGCTACTCTCTTCCCAAACGGGATCCTTTTTGACGGGATAGTCTACCGCATTCTCCCTGGGGGCTACGCCGTCATAG GTGCGGCAGCACTGACGGGGGCGGTCACGCACACGGTGTCGACGGCGGTCATCTGCTTCGAGCTCACAGGCCAGATCTCTCACATCCTGCCCATGATGGTGGCTGTGATCCTGGCCAACATGGTGGCACAGGGCCTGCAGCCGTCTCTCTACGACTCCATCATCCAGGTCAAGAAGCTGCCTTACTTGCCTGAGCTGGCCCTCGGACACATCAG caAGTACAACATCTTTGTTGAGGACATCATGGTACGGAAGGTGAAGTTCCTGTCCTCTCATTCGACCTACAGGGAGTTGAGCCTCCTTCTAGATTCCACCTCCCTCAAGACCATCCCGCTAGTCGATTCCCAGG aatcCATGATCCTATTGGGCTCCATCGAGAGGACTGAGCTCCAGGCCCTCTGTGATTGGTGGCTGTCGGCTGATAGGCGGGTCTTTGAGCATGGCCAGGGCTCACCGAGCACCAAGGCCAGCTGGGAGTCGTTCACCTTCGTGgacgaggagggaggagagcggggCGGAGACGAG ACCGCTCCAGTCCAGGATGAACGAAACGGCCCCCTCAGAGCCCTTCGTTCGCAGGAACTCTCCACCAATCACGCGGCCCCAG ACAAGCGTAGGCTGCAGTCTGTGAGGACAACTTTCCAGCgactcttctcctctgcctcttcctcctcaggccAGACAGATACTCAG gagtctcctcccccccttactGACGCCATGTCCCAAGAGGAG ATTAAAGTCTGGGAGGAAGCAGAGCTGGACAAACCAATCGACGTGGATCAGATCCGCGTAGATCCGTCCCCCTTTCAACTGGTGGAAAGAACGTCCTTACACAAG acCCACACTCTCTTCTCATTGCTTGGTCTCAGTAATGCCTATGTCACCAGCATTGGGAAACTGGTGGGTGTTGTGGCATTGAATGAG CTGCAGAAGGCCATCGAGGGCTCAACCCGCAGCGGGGTGAGATTACGCCCCCCGCTGGCCAGTTTCAGAGACGCCAGCAGGAAGGCAAAGAAGCACCAGCCCCCTCCGTCCACCCCCTCCTCGCCCACCCGGGAGAGGGAGCTGTGGGgcgaggggagcaggagggaggcccaggagggaggggggagggagaccaaGGAGGAGCCGGGGAGGAAAGGAGGCTCCTCCAGTGGAGGGACGGAGGGTGGCCCCTCGCCCCAGGGGAGCCTCCGGAGCGGTGCCCCTGGGTTAGACTCTCCGCCCCTGGAAAccttctccccctctaccccctccacctccacccctgccaGCCCTGTCTtcactctctcatccctccattctgtaccggaggaggagagagaggaggagcgggaCAGCGAGGAGGAGTCTGACGAGCCCATTTAG
- the clcn1b gene encoding chloride channel protein 1 isoform X3: MHGELSGNVLLQYLAWVTYPMVLVMFASLFCHLVAPQAIGSGIPELKTILRGVVLKEYLTLKAFVAKVVGLTAGLGSGMPVGKEGPFVHIASICAAVLSQVLSIFSGVYENPYGYTDILTVGCAVGVGCCFGTPLGGVLFSIEVTSTYFAVRNYWRGYFAATFSAFIFRVLSVWNTDAVTITALFKTNFRMDFPFDLQELPAFAIIGISCGFLGAFFVYLNRQVVLVMRRQTALTRFLTKHRLIYPGAVTLIIATITFPPGFGQFMAGELMPRECINSLFDNFTWTKILEAPLPPGLGRSSAWLHPQVSVFVILILFFIMKFWMSAVSTTMPIPSGAFMPVFILGAAFGRLVGEIMATLFPNGILFDGIVYRILPGGYAVIGAAALTGAVTHTVSTAVICFELTGQISHILPMMVAVILANMVAQGLQPSLYDSIIQVKKLPYLPELALGHISKYNIFVEDIMVRKVKFLSSHSTYRELSLLLDSTSLKTIPLVDSQESMILLGSIERTELQALCDWWLSADRRVFEHGQGSPSTKASWESFTFVDEEGGERGGDETAPVQDERNGPLRALRSQELSTNHAAPDKRRLQSVRTTFQRLFSSASSSSGQTDTQESPPPLTDAMSQEEIKVWEEAELDKPIDVDQIRVDPSPFQLVERTSLHKTHTLFSLLGLSNAYVTSIGKLVGVVALNELQKAIEGSTRSGVRLRPPLASFRDASRKAKKHQPPPSTPSSPTRERELWGEGSRREAQEGGGRETKEEPGRKGGSSSGGTEGGPSPQGSLRSGAPGLDSPPLETFSPSTPSTSTPASPVFTLSSLHSVPEEEREEERDSEEESDEPI; this comes from the exons ATGCATGGGGAGTTGAGTGGTAACGTCCTGCTCCAGTACCTGGCCTGGGTCACCTATCCCATGGTCCTGGTCATGTTCGCCTCTCTCTTCTGCCACCTGGTCGCCCCCCAGGCCATCG gctcTGGGATCCCGGAGCTGAAGACCATACTGCGGGGGGTGGTGCTGAAGGAGTATTTGACCCTCAAGGCCTTCGTGGCCAAAGTGGTGGGGCTGACCGCTGGACTGGGCAGTGGCATGCCAGTGGGGAAGGAG GGCCCATTTGTACACATCGCCAGTATCTGTGCGGCCGTGTTGAGTCAAGTCTTATCCATCTTCTCGGGAGTATATGAG AATCCCTATGGTTACACAGACATTCTGACAGTAGGCTGTGCTGTTGGGGTGGGCTGCTGCTTTGGAACACCACTAGGAG gggTGTTGTTCAGTATTGAGGTCACGTCTACCTACTTTGCAGTGAGGAATTACTGGAGAGGCTACTTTGCTGCCACGTTCAGTGCCTTCATATTCAGGGTGCTCTCTGTATGGAACACTGACGCTG TCACCATCACAGCTCTCTTCAAAACCAACTTCCGAATGGACTTCCCCTTTGACTTGCAGGAGCTTCCCGCGTTTGCAATTATTGG GATCTCCTGCGGGTTCCTGGGAGCGTTCTTTGTGTACCTGAACCGCCAGGTGGTGCTGGTCATGAGAAGACAGACCGCCCTCACACGCTTCCTAACCAAGCa CCGTTTGATTTACCCAGGCGCAGTTACACTGATCATCGCCACCATCACATTTCCTCCAGGGTTCGGACAGTTCATGGCCGGAGAG cTCATGCCTAGGGAATGTATAAACTCGCTCTTTGATAATTTCACCTGGACCAAAATCTTGGAGGCCCCGCTCCCCCCTGGTCTGGGTCGCTCCAGTGCGTGGCTCCACCCTCAAGTCAGCGTCTTCgtcatcctcatcctcttcttcatcATGAAG TTCTGGATGTCTGCTGTTTCCACGACGATGCCCATTCCCTCAGGTGCCTTCATGCCCGTGTTCATACTAG GGGCAGCATTTGGACGTCTGGTGGGCGAGATCATGGCTACTCTCTTCCCAAACGGGATCCTTTTTGACGGGATAGTCTACCGCATTCTCCCTGGGGGCTACGCCGTCATAG GTGCGGCAGCACTGACGGGGGCGGTCACGCACACGGTGTCGACGGCGGTCATCTGCTTCGAGCTCACAGGCCAGATCTCTCACATCCTGCCCATGATGGTGGCTGTGATCCTGGCCAACATGGTGGCACAGGGCCTGCAGCCGTCTCTCTACGACTCCATCATCCAGGTCAAGAAGCTGCCTTACTTGCCTGAGCTGGCCCTCGGACACATCAG caAGTACAACATCTTTGTTGAGGACATCATGGTACGGAAGGTGAAGTTCCTGTCCTCTCATTCGACCTACAGGGAGTTGAGCCTCCTTCTAGATTCCACCTCCCTCAAGACCATCCCGCTAGTCGATTCCCAGG aatcCATGATCCTATTGGGCTCCATCGAGAGGACTGAGCTCCAGGCCCTCTGTGATTGGTGGCTGTCGGCTGATAGGCGGGTCTTTGAGCATGGCCAGGGCTCACCGAGCACCAAGGCCAGCTGGGAGTCGTTCACCTTCGTGgacgaggagggaggagagcggggCGGAGACGAG ACCGCTCCAGTCCAGGATGAACGAAACGGCCCCCTCAGAGCCCTTCGTTCGCAGGAACTCTCCACCAATCACGCGGCCCCAG ACAAGCGTAGGCTGCAGTCTGTGAGGACAACTTTCCAGCgactcttctcctctgcctcttcctcctcaggccAGACAGATACTCAG gagtctcctcccccccttactGACGCCATGTCCCAAGAGGAG ATTAAAGTCTGGGAGGAAGCAGAGCTGGACAAACCAATCGACGTGGATCAGATCCGCGTAGATCCGTCCCCCTTTCAACTGGTGGAAAGAACGTCCTTACACAAG acCCACACTCTCTTCTCATTGCTTGGTCTCAGTAATGCCTATGTCACCAGCATTGGGAAACTGGTGGGTGTTGTGGCATTGAATGAG CTGCAGAAGGCCATCGAGGGCTCAACCCGCAGCGGGGTGAGATTACGCCCCCCGCTGGCCAGTTTCAGAGACGCCAGCAGGAAGGCAAAGAAGCACCAGCCCCCTCCGTCCACCCCCTCCTCGCCCACCCGGGAGAGGGAGCTGTGGGgcgaggggagcaggagggaggcccaggagggaggggggagggagaccaaGGAGGAGCCGGGGAGGAAAGGAGGCTCCTCCAGTGGAGGGACGGAGGGTGGCCCCTCGCCCCAGGGGAGCCTCCGGAGCGGTGCCCCTGGGTTAGACTCTCCGCCCCTGGAAAccttctccccctctaccccctccacctccacccctgccaGCCCTGTCTtcactctctcatccctccattctgtaccggaggaggagagagaggaggagcgggaCAGCGAGGAGGAGTCTGACGAGCCCATTTAG
- the fam131bb gene encoding uncharacterized protein fam131bb isoform X2 — MEDTTSILPRLKRNSNAYGIGALAKSSLTVSRSMKDKVTKPTGMAQGRVAHMIEWQNWGMQTVGAGGVMQPRISTQERENERRLENDAYSDLSDGEKEARFAAGILQQFAISQATLMAWTSMDGESMRSGSNQGSVAHLSEVNQESITSRDQILHHSTADVWPHTYVSQGLYCLSSSDAWEPISNEPSGVASPAAGSYTMAGGEGYEANTAAHFMSQQQQQHSQLQQLQQLQQIQHYQQQQLLQYQQQQSLEHRLHSANHSLQATPNSTIHSLAPPTHPPLVDLWGAGQMESYPMEGGGFMGVSAVVEPGLAVQSTVEMGTEHSPLLEQQEDDIKEEEVTLCMEPESMTLTPPTRGDDSPATGGSSPGQPTVEPITEWKTSDVTSNIAQTLEEKKEEEEGSAASMTTN, encoded by the exons ATGGAAGACACCACATCCATCCTGCCTCGACTGAAAAGGAACTCCAACGCCTATGGAATCGGCGCTCTTGCTAAGTCCTCTCTGAcag TTTCCCGCTCTATGAAGGACAAGGTGACTAAGCCCACAGGGATGGCCCAGGGTCGGGTGGCGCACATGATAGAGTGGCAGAACTGGGGCATGCAGACGGTGGGCGCGGGAGGCGTGATGCAGCCCCGCATCTCCACCCAAGAGCGGGAGAACGAGAGGCGGTTGGAGAACGACGCCTACAGCGACCTCAGCGACGGAGAGAAGGAAGCACGTTTTGCTGCAG GTATCCTGCAGCAGTTTGCGATCTCCCAGGCGACGCTCATGGCCTGGACCTCCATGGACGGGGAGAGCATGAGGTCGGGATCCAATCAGGGCAGTGTGGCACACCTCAGCGAGGTCAACCAGGAGAGCATCACCAGCCGAG ACCAGATACTCCACCACTCCACCGCGGACGTGTGGCCGCATACCTACGTCTCCCAGGGCCtctactgcctctcctcctccgacgCCTGGGAGCCAATCAGCAACGAGCCCTCCGGCGTGGCTTCTCCCGCCGCCGGCTCCTACACCATGGCGGGCGGCGAGGGCTACGAGGCCAACACGGCCGCCCACTTCATGtctcagcagcagcaacagcacagccagctgcagcagctgcaaCAGCTGCAGCAGATCCAGCACTACCAGCAGCAACAGCTCCTGCAGTACCAGCAGCAACAG TCCCTAGAGCACAGGCTGCACAGTGCCAATCACTCCTTGCAAGCCACGCCCAACAGCACCATCCACAGTCTGGCCCCTCCCACTCATCCGCCATTGGTGGACCTTTGGGGGGCGGGACAGATGGAGTCCTATccgatggagggaggagggttcaTGGGCGTGTCTGCGGTGGTGGAGCCTGGCTTAGCGGTCCAGTCTACGGTGGAGATGGGGACCGAACACTCCCCTCTACTGGAGCAACAGGAGGATGACATCAAG gaagaggaagtgacacTGTGCATGGAGCCAGAGTCCATGACGCTGACCCCGCCCACACGAGGAGACGATTCCCCCGCTACCGGAGGCAGTAGTCCAGGGCAACCAACAGTAGAGCCAATCACAGAATGGAAGACCTCTGATGTCACTTCCAACATTGCTCAGACgttagaggagaagaaagaggaggaggaggggtcagcTGCTTCCATGACAACCAACTGA
- the clcn1b gene encoding chloride channel protein 1 isoform X1: protein MAADASQRKALRYQQTLLSGEYREQLGSYARREAKQLMTERQWRRQAGERTPANPRQGHGRRHQTPVTMESFLSQTSSMKKPRTYSKCQDCVARVQRYMVTKLGEDWIFLVLLGVTMALVSWSMDYASAKSLQAYTWMHGELSGNVLLQYLAWVTYPMVLVMFASLFCHLVAPQAIGSGIPELKTILRGVVLKEYLTLKAFVAKVVGLTAGLGSGMPVGKEGPFVHIASICAAVLSQVLSIFSGVYENPYGYTDILTVGCAVGVGCCFGTPLGGVLFSIEVTSTYFAVRNYWRGYFAATFSAFIFRVLSVWNTDAVTITALFKTNFRMDFPFDLQELPAFAIIGISCGFLGAFFVYLNRQVVLVMRRQTALTRFLTKHRLIYPGAVTLIIATITFPPGFGQFMAGELMPRECINSLFDNFTWTKILEAPLPPGLGRSSAWLHPQVSVFVILILFFIMKFWMSAVSTTMPIPSGAFMPVFILGAAFGRLVGEIMATLFPNGILFDGIVYRILPGGYAVIGAAALTGAVTHTVSTAVICFELTGQISHILPMMVAVILANMVAQGLQPSLYDSIIQVKKLPYLPELALGHISKYNIFVEDIMVRKVKFLSSHSTYRELSLLLDSTSLKTIPLVDSQESMILLGSIERTELQALCDWWLSADRRVFEHGQGSPSTKASWESFTFVDEEGGERGGDETAPVQDERNGPLRALRSQELSTNHAAPDKRRLQSVRTTFQRLFSSASSSSGQTDTQESPPPLTDAMSQEEIKVWEEAELDKPIDVDQIRVDPSPFQLVERTSLHKTHTLFSLLGLSNAYVTSIGKLVGVVALNELQKAIEGSTRSGVRLRPPLASFRDASRKAKKHQPPPSTPSSPTRERELWGEGSRREAQEGGGRETKEEPGRKGGSSSGGTEGGPSPQGSLRSGAPGLDSPPLETFSPSTPSTSTPASPVFTLSSLHSVPEEEREEERDSEEESDEPI, encoded by the exons ctctctggggagtacaggGAGCAGCTGGGCAGCTATGCCAGGAGGGAGGCCAAACAACtgatgacagagagacaatGGAGGAGGCAAGCAGGAGAACGCACCCCCGCCAACCCCAGACAGGGTCATGGACGGCGACATCAGACCCCTGTTACCATGGAGTCCTTCCTCAGTCAAACCTCTTCCATGAAGAAGCCCCGCACCTATTCCAAATGCCAAG actGTGTGGCACGTGTCCAGAGGTACATGGTGACCAAGCTGGGGGAGGACTGGATCTTCCTGGTGCTGCTGGGCGTGACCATGGCCCTGGTGAGCTGGAGCATGGACTACGCCAGTGCCAAGAGTCTGCAAG catACACGTGGATGCATGGGGAGTTGAGTGGTAACGTCCTGCTCCAGTACCTGGCCTGGGTCACCTATCCCATGGTCCTGGTCATGTTCGCCTCTCTCTTCTGCCACCTGGTCGCCCCCCAGGCCATCG gctcTGGGATCCCGGAGCTGAAGACCATACTGCGGGGGGTGGTGCTGAAGGAGTATTTGACCCTCAAGGCCTTCGTGGCCAAAGTGGTGGGGCTGACCGCTGGACTGGGCAGTGGCATGCCAGTGGGGAAGGAG GGCCCATTTGTACACATCGCCAGTATCTGTGCGGCCGTGTTGAGTCAAGTCTTATCCATCTTCTCGGGAGTATATGAG AATCCCTATGGTTACACAGACATTCTGACAGTAGGCTGTGCTGTTGGGGTGGGCTGCTGCTTTGGAACACCACTAGGAG gggTGTTGTTCAGTATTGAGGTCACGTCTACCTACTTTGCAGTGAGGAATTACTGGAGAGGCTACTTTGCTGCCACGTTCAGTGCCTTCATATTCAGGGTGCTCTCTGTATGGAACACTGACGCTG TCACCATCACAGCTCTCTTCAAAACCAACTTCCGAATGGACTTCCCCTTTGACTTGCAGGAGCTTCCCGCGTTTGCAATTATTGG GATCTCCTGCGGGTTCCTGGGAGCGTTCTTTGTGTACCTGAACCGCCAGGTGGTGCTGGTCATGAGAAGACAGACCGCCCTCACACGCTTCCTAACCAAGCa CCGTTTGATTTACCCAGGCGCAGTTACACTGATCATCGCCACCATCACATTTCCTCCAGGGTTCGGACAGTTCATGGCCGGAGAG cTCATGCCTAGGGAATGTATAAACTCGCTCTTTGATAATTTCACCTGGACCAAAATCTTGGAGGCCCCGCTCCCCCCTGGTCTGGGTCGCTCCAGTGCGTGGCTCCACCCTCAAGTCAGCGTCTTCgtcatcctcatcctcttcttcatcATGAAG TTCTGGATGTCTGCTGTTTCCACGACGATGCCCATTCCCTCAGGTGCCTTCATGCCCGTGTTCATACTAG GGGCAGCATTTGGACGTCTGGTGGGCGAGATCATGGCTACTCTCTTCCCAAACGGGATCCTTTTTGACGGGATAGTCTACCGCATTCTCCCTGGGGGCTACGCCGTCATAG GTGCGGCAGCACTGACGGGGGCGGTCACGCACACGGTGTCGACGGCGGTCATCTGCTTCGAGCTCACAGGCCAGATCTCTCACATCCTGCCCATGATGGTGGCTGTGATCCTGGCCAACATGGTGGCACAGGGCCTGCAGCCGTCTCTCTACGACTCCATCATCCAGGTCAAGAAGCTGCCTTACTTGCCTGAGCTGGCCCTCGGACACATCAG caAGTACAACATCTTTGTTGAGGACATCATGGTACGGAAGGTGAAGTTCCTGTCCTCTCATTCGACCTACAGGGAGTTGAGCCTCCTTCTAGATTCCACCTCCCTCAAGACCATCCCGCTAGTCGATTCCCAGG aatcCATGATCCTATTGGGCTCCATCGAGAGGACTGAGCTCCAGGCCCTCTGTGATTGGTGGCTGTCGGCTGATAGGCGGGTCTTTGAGCATGGCCAGGGCTCACCGAGCACCAAGGCCAGCTGGGAGTCGTTCACCTTCGTGgacgaggagggaggagagcggggCGGAGACGAG ACCGCTCCAGTCCAGGATGAACGAAACGGCCCCCTCAGAGCCCTTCGTTCGCAGGAACTCTCCACCAATCACGCGGCCCCAG ACAAGCGTAGGCTGCAGTCTGTGAGGACAACTTTCCAGCgactcttctcctctgcctcttcctcctcaggccAGACAGATACTCAG gagtctcctcccccccttactGACGCCATGTCCCAAGAGGAG ATTAAAGTCTGGGAGGAAGCAGAGCTGGACAAACCAATCGACGTGGATCAGATCCGCGTAGATCCGTCCCCCTTTCAACTGGTGGAAAGAACGTCCTTACACAAG acCCACACTCTCTTCTCATTGCTTGGTCTCAGTAATGCCTATGTCACCAGCATTGGGAAACTGGTGGGTGTTGTGGCATTGAATGAG CTGCAGAAGGCCATCGAGGGCTCAACCCGCAGCGGGGTGAGATTACGCCCCCCGCTGGCCAGTTTCAGAGACGCCAGCAGGAAGGCAAAGAAGCACCAGCCCCCTCCGTCCACCCCCTCCTCGCCCACCCGGGAGAGGGAGCTGTGGGgcgaggggagcaggagggaggcccaggagggaggggggagggagaccaaGGAGGAGCCGGGGAGGAAAGGAGGCTCCTCCAGTGGAGGGACGGAGGGTGGCCCCTCGCCCCAGGGGAGCCTCCGGAGCGGTGCCCCTGGGTTAGACTCTCCGCCCCTGGAAAccttctccccctctaccccctccacctccacccctgccaGCCCTGTCTtcactctctcatccctccattctgtaccggaggaggagagagaggaggagcgggaCAGCGAGGAGGAGTCTGACGAGCCCATTTAG
- the fam131bb gene encoding uncharacterized protein fam131bb isoform X1 → MEDTTSILPRLKRNSNAYGIGALAKSSLTGVSVSRSMKDKVTKPTGMAQGRVAHMIEWQNWGMQTVGAGGVMQPRISTQERENERRLENDAYSDLSDGEKEARFAAGILQQFAISQATLMAWTSMDGESMRSGSNQGSVAHLSEVNQESITSRDQILHHSTADVWPHTYVSQGLYCLSSSDAWEPISNEPSGVASPAAGSYTMAGGEGYEANTAAHFMSQQQQQHSQLQQLQQLQQIQHYQQQQLLQYQQQQSLEHRLHSANHSLQATPNSTIHSLAPPTHPPLVDLWGAGQMESYPMEGGGFMGVSAVVEPGLAVQSTVEMGTEHSPLLEQQEDDIKEEEVTLCMEPESMTLTPPTRGDDSPATGGSSPGQPTVEPITEWKTSDVTSNIAQTLEEKKEEEEGSAASMTTN, encoded by the exons ATGGAAGACACCACATCCATCCTGCCTCGACTGAAAAGGAACTCCAACGCCTATGGAATCGGCGCTCTTGCTAAGTCCTCTCTGAcaggtgtgtcag TTTCCCGCTCTATGAAGGACAAGGTGACTAAGCCCACAGGGATGGCCCAGGGTCGGGTGGCGCACATGATAGAGTGGCAGAACTGGGGCATGCAGACGGTGGGCGCGGGAGGCGTGATGCAGCCCCGCATCTCCACCCAAGAGCGGGAGAACGAGAGGCGGTTGGAGAACGACGCCTACAGCGACCTCAGCGACGGAGAGAAGGAAGCACGTTTTGCTGCAG GTATCCTGCAGCAGTTTGCGATCTCCCAGGCGACGCTCATGGCCTGGACCTCCATGGACGGGGAGAGCATGAGGTCGGGATCCAATCAGGGCAGTGTGGCACACCTCAGCGAGGTCAACCAGGAGAGCATCACCAGCCGAG ACCAGATACTCCACCACTCCACCGCGGACGTGTGGCCGCATACCTACGTCTCCCAGGGCCtctactgcctctcctcctccgacgCCTGGGAGCCAATCAGCAACGAGCCCTCCGGCGTGGCTTCTCCCGCCGCCGGCTCCTACACCATGGCGGGCGGCGAGGGCTACGAGGCCAACACGGCCGCCCACTTCATGtctcagcagcagcaacagcacagccagctgcagcagctgcaaCAGCTGCAGCAGATCCAGCACTACCAGCAGCAACAGCTCCTGCAGTACCAGCAGCAACAG TCCCTAGAGCACAGGCTGCACAGTGCCAATCACTCCTTGCAAGCCACGCCCAACAGCACCATCCACAGTCTGGCCCCTCCCACTCATCCGCCATTGGTGGACCTTTGGGGGGCGGGACAGATGGAGTCCTATccgatggagggaggagggttcaTGGGCGTGTCTGCGGTGGTGGAGCCTGGCTTAGCGGTCCAGTCTACGGTGGAGATGGGGACCGAACACTCCCCTCTACTGGAGCAACAGGAGGATGACATCAAG gaagaggaagtgacacTGTGCATGGAGCCAGAGTCCATGACGCTGACCCCGCCCACACGAGGAGACGATTCCCCCGCTACCGGAGGCAGTAGTCCAGGGCAACCAACAGTAGAGCCAATCACAGAATGGAAGACCTCTGATGTCACTTCCAACATTGCTCAGACgttagaggagaagaaagaggaggaggaggggtcagcTGCTTCCATGACAACCAACTGA